The following are encoded together in the Salvia hispanica cultivar TCC Black 2014 chromosome 6, UniMelb_Shisp_WGS_1.0, whole genome shotgun sequence genome:
- the LOC125192969 gene encoding lactosylceramide 4-alpha-galactosyltransferase-like: MTIEKITDTFLSELLSHLQRGKKSFYALVSLLSLCLLAYNSASVFCAKVPFPPKTSPEPALFLPENVAAKSRRFFSISFSAKQPPFPPELKSHLPLLHKNPNFAKEIDDFYPKRRKRQKFAKVKPFQVRVRNFFNKNSSHSTCESRFFMTWISSAESFGEREMFAITSLFKTHPNGCLIIASNSLDSAIGMQILKPLLRKGFRLMPISPNFDFLFKGTPAEVWYNQLMQGNVDTGEVALGQNLSNLLRLGLLYRFGGIYLDTDVIILKSFGGLRNVIGAQAIDLESGNWTRLNNAVMIFDEGHPLVFKFIQEFALTFDGNKWGHNGPYLVSRVVSRVGGRPGYNFTVMPPMAFYPVDWSKVRGLFEGPQSLSHSKWLLAKLRQIRNESFAVHLWNKQSRGFEVEKGSVIQHLMFGCCVE; this comes from the coding sequence ATGACAATTGAGAAAATCACTGATACTTTCTTGTCTGAGCTTCTTTCCCATTTGCAGAGAGGCAAGAAATCTTTCTACGCTTTGGtgtctctcctctctctctgccTCTTAGCCTACAACAGCGCCTCCGTTTTCTGCGCCAAAGTCCCCTTCCCGCCCAAAACCTCGCCGGAGCCCGCTCTCTTCTTGCCGGAAAATGTCGCCGCTAAATCAAGAAGgttcttctccatctccttCTCCGCAAAGCAGCCGCCTTTCCCACCGGAGCTCAAATCCCATTTGCCCCTTTTGCACAAGAATCCTAATTTTGCTAAAGAAATCGACGACTTCTACCCAAAGCGGCGGAAAAGGCAGAAATTCGCAAAGGTGAAGCCTTTTCAAGTTCGGGTGAGGAACTTCTTCAACAAGAATTCATCACATTCTACCTGCGAATCTCGCTTTTTCATGACGTGGATCTCATCGGCGGAGTCCTTTGGGGAGAGGGAGATGTTTGCCATCACCAGTTTGTTCAAGACGCATCCAAATGGGTGCCTAATCATAGCCTCGAATTCACTCGATTCAGCAATTGGGATGCAAATCTTGAAACCCTTACTGAGAAAGGGTTTTAGATTGATGCcaatttcccccaatttcGATTTCTTGTTCAAGGGCACTCCAGCAGAGGTGTGGTACAACCAATTGATGCAGGGAAATGTGGATACTGGTGAAGTTGCATTAGGGCAGAATCTCTCCAATCTGCTTAGGCTTGGATTGCTGTATAGATTTGGTGGGATTTACTTAGACACTGATGTGATAATCTTGAAGAGTTTTGGGGGTTTGAGAAATGTCATTGGTGCTCAAGCTATTGATCTTGAGTCAGGGAATTGGACCAGATTGAACAATGCAGTGATGATATTTGATGAGGGGCATCCACTTGTGTTCAAGTTCATCCAAGAATTTGCACTCACCTTTGATGGGAACAAGTGGGGCCACAACGGGCCCTACCTGGTGTCGAGGGTGGTGTCGAGGGTTGGGGGGCGGCCGGGGTACAACTTCACGGTGATGCCACCGATGGCGTTTTACCCCGTGGATTGGAGCAAGGTCCGGGGCCTGTTTGAAGGGCCGCAGAGCCTGAGCCACTCCAAGTGGCTGCTCGCTAAGCTTAGGCAGATACGGAACGAGAGCTTCGCGGTGCATCTGTGGAACAAGCAGAGCAGGGGGTTTGAGGTTGAGAAGGGGAGTGTGATCCAACACCtcatgtttggttgttgtgTTGAGTAA